In one Streptomyces sp. NBC_00597 genomic region, the following are encoded:
- a CDS encoding ABC transporter permease: MPDMTKTEVVSTEGAVAPVDAIAPVTKEKARSLWGDAWADLRRNPYFVVSAALILILLVIATFPGWFTSADPTKGDLVHHFLGKPELAKVGSPDWLGYDGQGRSVYARLIYGTRASIIVATCVTLIVTVVGGVTGMIAGYFGGLTDTLISGITNIFFGIPFLLGSMVVLQAFTKRTVWTVVFALAFLGWTQITRVMRGSVITVKQADYVHAAKALGAGTTRILLRHILPNAMAPVIVVSTIALGGYIAAEATLSYLGLGLASPTISWGVDISAGAAQIRVAQHILLYPSIMLSITVLAFIMLGEAVRNALDPKLR, from the coding sequence ATGCCTGACATGACCAAGACCGAAGTCGTTTCGACCGAGGGCGCCGTCGCCCCCGTCGACGCGATCGCACCCGTCACCAAGGAGAAGGCGCGCAGCCTCTGGGGCGACGCCTGGGCCGACCTGCGTCGCAACCCGTACTTCGTCGTCTCCGCGGCGCTGATCCTCATACTCCTCGTGATCGCGACCTTCCCGGGCTGGTTCACCAGTGCCGACCCCACCAAGGGCGACCTGGTCCACCACTTCCTCGGCAAGCCGGAACTCGCCAAGGTCGGTTCGCCCGACTGGCTCGGGTACGACGGCCAGGGGCGCAGCGTCTACGCCCGCCTGATCTACGGCACCCGGGCCTCGATCATCGTCGCCACCTGCGTGACCCTGATCGTCACCGTCGTCGGCGGCGTCACGGGCATGATCGCCGGTTACTTCGGCGGCCTCACGGACACGCTCATCTCGGGGATCACCAACATCTTCTTCGGCATCCCCTTCCTGCTCGGCTCGATGGTCGTCCTCCAGGCCTTCACCAAGCGCACGGTGTGGACGGTCGTCTTCGCCCTGGCCTTCCTGGGATGGACGCAGATCACCCGCGTCATGCGCGGTTCGGTCATCACCGTGAAGCAGGCGGACTACGTGCACGCCGCGAAGGCACTGGGCGCCGGCACCACCCGCATCCTGCTGCGGCACATCCTGCCGAACGCTATGGCACCCGTGATCGTGGTGTCCACGATCGCGCTCGGCGGCTACATCGCGGCCGAGGCGACCCTGTCCTACCTGGGTCTGGGTCTCGCGTCCCCGACCATCTCGTGGGGTGTCGACATCTCCGCCGGTGCCGCACAGATCCGAGTGGCGCAGCACATCCTGCTGTACCCCTCGATCATGCTGAGCATCACCGTCCTCGCCTTCATCATGCTCGGCGAAGCGGTGCGCAACGCCCTCGACCCGAAGCTGCGCTGA
- a CDS encoding ABC transporter ATP-binding protein, which yields MDNTSTVPSPRDGNPQTPLLEVRDLHVEFHTRDGVAKAVNGVNYSVGAGETLAVLGESGSGKSVTAQAIMGILDMPPGKIPQGEIFFRGQDMLKMSFEERRKLRGRKIAMIFQDALSSLNPVLTVGYQLGEMFRVHQGLSKKEARLKAIELMDKVKIPAAKQRVDDYPHHFSGGMRQRIMIAMAIALEPDLIIADEPTTALDVTVQAQVMDLLAELQRELNMGLILITHDLGVVADVADKIAVMYAGRIVETAPVHEIYKRPAHPYTRGLLDSIPRLDQKGQELFAIKGLPPNLLRLPTGCSFNPRCTVAQDICRSDVPLLQVVSEQDGSELPGRASACHFWKEQLHG from the coding sequence ATGGACAACACCAGTACAGTTCCCTCCCCGCGTGACGGGAACCCGCAGACCCCGCTCCTCGAAGTGCGCGACCTGCACGTGGAGTTCCACACCCGTGACGGCGTGGCCAAGGCCGTCAACGGCGTCAACTACTCGGTCGGCGCCGGCGAGACCCTCGCCGTCCTCGGCGAGTCCGGCTCGGGCAAGTCCGTCACCGCCCAGGCCATCATGGGCATCCTCGACATGCCTCCCGGCAAGATCCCGCAGGGCGAGATCTTCTTCCGCGGCCAGGACATGCTCAAGATGAGCTTCGAGGAGCGGCGCAAGCTCCGCGGCCGGAAGATCGCCATGATCTTCCAGGACGCGCTGTCCTCGCTGAACCCGGTGCTCACCGTCGGCTACCAGCTGGGCGAGATGTTCCGCGTCCACCAGGGCCTGTCGAAGAAGGAAGCCCGGCTCAAGGCCATCGAGCTGATGGACAAGGTGAAGATCCCGGCTGCGAAGCAGCGCGTGGACGATTACCCCCACCACTTCTCGGGCGGTATGCGCCAGCGCATCATGATCGCCATGGCGATCGCGCTGGAGCCGGACCTGATCATCGCCGACGAGCCGACCACGGCCCTCGACGTGACCGTCCAGGCACAGGTCATGGACCTGCTCGCGGAGCTCCAGCGCGAGCTGAACATGGGCCTGATCCTGATCACCCACGACCTCGGCGTCGTCGCCGACGTCGCGGACAAGATCGCGGTCATGTACGCCGGCCGGATCGTCGAGACGGCTCCCGTGCACGAGATCTACAAGCGGCCGGCCCACCCGTACACGCGGGGCCTGCTCGACTCGATCCCGCGCCTGGACCAGAAGGGCCAGGAGCTCTTCGCGATCAAGGGCCTGCCGCCCAACCTCCTGCGACTGCCGACCGGCTGCTCGTTCAACCCGCGCTGCACCGTCGCGCAGGACATCTGCCGTTCCGACGTCCCCCTGCTCCAGGTGGTCAGCGAGCAGGACGGCTCCGAGCTGCCCGGCCGCGCCAGCGCCTGCCACTTCTGGAAGGAGCAGCTCCATGGCTGA
- a CDS encoding dipeptide ABC transporter ATP-binding protein, with protein MAELTKNAPEREPILQVRNLVKHFPLTQGILFKKQVGAVKAVDGISFDLYQGETLGIVGESGCGKSTVAKLLMNLERATAGEVFYKGQDITKLSGRALKAVRRNIQMVFQDPYTSLNPRMTVGDIIGETYEIHPEVAPKGDRRRKVQELLDVVGLNPEYINRYPHQFSGGQRQRIGIARGLALNPEIIICDEPVSALDVSVQAQVINLMEKLQDEFNLSYIFIAHDLSIVRHISDRVGVMYLGKMAEIGTDTEIYDHPTHPYTQALLSAVPVPDPEARAHRERIILTGDVPSPANPPSGCRFRTRCWKAEERCSTEEPLLAIPTRFEGVNTFAAHESACHFAEEKAVLGV; from the coding sequence ATGGCTGAGCTCACCAAGAACGCCCCCGAGCGCGAGCCGATCCTCCAGGTCCGCAACCTGGTCAAGCACTTCCCGCTGACCCAGGGCATCCTGTTCAAGAAGCAGGTCGGCGCGGTCAAGGCCGTCGACGGCATCAGCTTCGACCTGTACCAGGGCGAGACGCTGGGCATCGTCGGCGAGTCCGGGTGTGGCAAGTCCACCGTTGCCAAGCTGCTGATGAACCTGGAGCGGGCCACTGCCGGCGAGGTCTTCTACAAGGGCCAGGACATCACCAAGCTGTCCGGGCGCGCGTTGAAGGCCGTCCGCCGCAACATCCAGATGGTGTTCCAGGACCCGTACACGTCGCTGAACCCGCGCATGACGGTCGGCGACATCATCGGGGAGACCTACGAGATCCACCCCGAGGTGGCTCCGAAGGGCGACCGGCGCCGCAAGGTCCAGGAGCTCCTGGACGTCGTGGGCCTGAACCCGGAGTACATCAACCGGTACCCGCACCAGTTCTCCGGCGGCCAGCGCCAGCGCATCGGCATCGCCCGCGGCCTCGCGCTCAACCCGGAGATCATCATCTGCGACGAGCCGGTCTCCGCGCTCGACGTGTCGGTGCAGGCGCAGGTCATCAACCTGATGGAGAAGCTGCAGGACGAGTTCAACCTCTCCTACATCTTCATCGCGCACGACCTCTCGATCGTCCGGCACATCTCGGACCGCGTGGGCGTCATGTACCTGGGCAAGATGGCCGAGATCGGTACCGACACCGAGATCTACGACCACCCGACGCACCCCTACACCCAGGCGCTGCTGTCGGCGGTCCCGGTTCCGGACCCGGAGGCCCGCGCCCACCGCGAGCGGATCATCCTCACGGGTGACGTGCCCTCCCCGGCCAACCCGCCGTCGGGCTGCCGCTTCCGCACCCGCTGCTGGAAGGCGGAGGAGCGGTGCTCCACGGAGGAGCCGCTCCTGGCGATCCCGACGCGCTTCGAGGGTGTCAACACCTTCGCCGCGCACGAGTCGGCCTGCCACTTCGCCGAGGAGAAGGCCGTTCTGGGAGTCTGA
- a CDS encoding ABC transporter substrate-binding protein translates to MRAASKWVAGAVVVATAATACSAGQDETAHRTGGHVNVVLTEPQHGLVGQETAESEGAEVLHALFTGLVSYDNRTNEPKLAIAESIDTTDSKTWTIRIKDGFTFHNGEKVDAQSFVRAWNWGADQENTAEAMGFFSKIEGSDELAPGAGKTPTAKELKGLRIIDDRTFTVTLKAPFSQFKTMLGYNAFYPLPRAFEADPKAFGESPIGNGPFRMDGTWEHNKQIKLRKYDKYPAEGRAKLDSVTFKIYDNPDGAYDDLRKNKLQIVDRLPVSSLPTVAEEFGDRYVYKPEASVGYIGFPLAANPGAFGKAGIRKAISMAIDRDAISKTVFNGTRKRADDFISPIVPGYRKGALGEAGTYNPAKAKALFQENGGLPGNALELGYNEDGGHKEWIRAVASQLKANLGIEVTTKPFPSSGDLTDAVKAGTFKGAFRMGWGMDYPAAENYLRPVFSKEAIANGSNFGRYENAEFEATLAAADSATDPATSLKLYQKADDIVIRDLPYIPVFTYMSAVAYSTSVKNVEVDAQGRIDLAHVELN, encoded by the coding sequence ATGCGTGCAGCGAGCAAGTGGGTCGCCGGTGCCGTCGTCGTGGCGACGGCCGCCACGGCATGCAGCGCCGGACAGGACGAGACGGCCCACAGGACCGGCGGCCACGTCAACGTGGTGCTCACCGAACCGCAGCACGGACTGGTGGGCCAGGAGACGGCCGAGTCCGAGGGGGCCGAGGTCCTCCACGCACTCTTCACCGGCCTGGTCTCCTACGACAACAGGACCAACGAGCCGAAGCTCGCGATCGCCGAGTCCATCGACACCACGGACTCGAAGACGTGGACGATCAGGATCAAGGACGGCTTCACCTTCCACAACGGTGAGAAGGTCGACGCGCAGTCCTTCGTCCGGGCCTGGAACTGGGGCGCGGACCAGGAGAACACCGCCGAGGCGATGGGCTTCTTCTCGAAGATCGAGGGCTCCGACGAGCTGGCCCCGGGCGCGGGCAAGACGCCCACCGCCAAGGAGCTCAAGGGCCTGCGGATCATCGACGACAGGACGTTCACCGTCACCCTGAAGGCGCCGTTCTCCCAGTTCAAGACCATGCTGGGGTACAACGCCTTCTACCCGCTGCCCCGGGCTTTCGAGGCCGACCCGAAGGCCTTCGGCGAGTCCCCGATCGGAAACGGGCCGTTCCGCATGGACGGCACCTGGGAGCACAACAAGCAGATCAAGCTCAGGAAGTACGACAAGTACCCGGCCGAGGGCCGCGCGAAGCTCGACAGCGTGACCTTCAAGATCTACGACAATCCGGACGGCGCCTACGACGACCTGCGCAAGAACAAGCTGCAGATCGTCGACAGGCTGCCGGTCTCGTCGCTCCCGACCGTCGCCGAGGAGTTCGGCGACCGCTACGTCTACAAGCCGGAAGCGTCCGTCGGCTACATCGGCTTCCCGCTGGCGGCCAACCCCGGGGCCTTCGGCAAGGCCGGGATCCGCAAGGCGATCTCGATGGCGATCGACCGGGACGCCATCTCCAAGACCGTCTTCAACGGGACCCGCAAGCGGGCCGACGACTTCATCAGCCCGATCGTCCCCGGCTACCGCAAGGGCGCACTGGGCGAGGCAGGCACGTACAACCCGGCCAAGGCGAAGGCGCTGTTCCAGGAGAACGGCGGCCTCCCGGGCAACGCACTGGAGCTCGGCTACAACGAGGACGGCGGCCACAAGGAGTGGATCCGGGCCGTAGCCTCCCAGCTGAAGGCGAACCTCGGAATCGAGGTCACCACCAAGCCGTTCCCGAGCTCAGGCGACCTGACCGACGCCGTCAAGGCCGGGACGTTCAAGGGCGCCTTCCGCATGGGCTGGGGCATGGACTACCCCGCGGCGGAGAACTACCTGCGGCCGGTCTTCTCGAAGGAAGCCATCGCCAACGGCTCCAACTTCGGGCGCTACGAGAACGCCGAGTTCGAGGCCACCCTCGCCGCCGCCGACAGCGCGACCGATCCGGCCACGAGCCTGAAGCTCTACCAGAAGGCCGACGACATCGTCATCCGGGACCTCCCGTACATCCCGGTCTTCACCTACATGTCCGCCGTGGCCTACTCCACCTCCGTGAAGAACGTAGAGGTCGACGCCCAGGGCCGCATCGACCTGGCGCACGTCGAGCTCAACTGA
- a CDS encoding GNAT family N-acetyltransferase produces the protein MIGTPHDRRGPRTLTVRPAGPGDASDICSLLNAVDAIEIGRPETDLAAVEADLHHPDVDLAKDSWLAFEDGRLVAYALVWADSGPGRADSEHYVLPGHRAAAVRLLELMEVRARELTAGAGRAVLRLQVNPKSTLDADVLPDRGYRTVRHYQVMTRGLSAADLPPAPPEGLVLRDCAADGADRRRAHALVEDTFAAHFGHVERPYEAWLDHLDARALDWSLVWIASLPPVGDVGVLLTRDDRTSMGWLSHLGVRADLRGRGIGGFLLRHGFAAYAARGRDTVGLGVDVHNESGALALYEAHGMRLHFAVDTWELTLHSQG, from the coding sequence ATGATCGGGACACCGCACGACCGCCGAGGCCCGCGCACGCTGACCGTACGGCCCGCCGGGCCCGGGGACGCGTCCGACATCTGCTCCCTCCTCAACGCGGTCGACGCCATCGAGATCGGCAGACCGGAGACCGACCTCGCGGCCGTCGAAGCCGATCTCCACCACCCCGACGTCGACCTGGCCAAGGACTCCTGGCTGGCGTTCGAGGACGGCCGGCTCGTGGCCTACGCCCTGGTGTGGGCCGACTCCGGACCCGGCAGGGCCGACTCCGAGCACTACGTGCTGCCCGGTCACCGCGCAGCCGCCGTCCGGCTGCTGGAGCTCATGGAGGTCCGGGCCCGCGAGCTCACCGCCGGCGCGGGGCGGGCCGTCCTGCGGCTCCAGGTCAACCCGAAGTCCACGCTCGACGCCGACGTGCTGCCCGACCGCGGCTACCGCACCGTCCGCCACTACCAGGTGATGACCCGGGGCCTGTCGGCCGCCGACCTGCCTCCCGCCCCGCCCGAGGGACTCGTCCTGCGGGACTGCGCCGCCGACGGGGCCGACCGCCGCCGGGCCCACGCCCTGGTCGAGGACACCTTCGCCGCCCACTTCGGCCATGTGGAGCGCCCGTACGAGGCCTGGCTGGACCACCTCGACGCCCGTGCCCTCGACTGGTCGCTCGTGTGGATCGCGAGCCTGCCCCCGGTCGGCGACGTGGGCGTCCTGCTGACCCGCGACGACCGCACCAGCATGGGCTGGCTCAGCCACCTCGGCGTCCGCGCCGACCTGCGCGGGCGGGGCATCGGCGGCTTCCTGCTGCGCCACGGCTTCGCCGCCTACGCGGCCCGCGGCCGGGACACCGTCGGCCTCGGCGTGGACGTCCACAACGAGAGCGGCGCACTCGCGCTGTACGAGGCCCACGGCATGCGCCTGCACTTCGCCGTCGACACGTGGGAGCTGACATTGCACTCGCAGGGGTGA
- a CDS encoding ABC transporter substrate-binding protein yields the protein MRGATHAKWAACAVAVALAATACGGSDSGGGGGSGAGIVSSSWGDPQNPLEPANTNEVQGGKVLDMLFRGLKRYDPKTGEATNMLAEKIETTDSQNFTVTLKDGWKFSNDEPVTAQSFVDAWNYGADVRNKQNNAPFFSNIVGYDDLHPASGEPKAKTMSGLVVKNPKTFTVALKNKFSTWPETLGYQAFSPLPKAFFTDHAGWLNKPIGNGPYTVDSYTKGTGMKLRAWDAYPGEDKAQNSGVDLKVYTDNNTAYTDLISGNLDLVDDVPAQQLKNVKNDLGDRYINQPALIIQTLTFPLYDPQWNKEGMENVRRGISMAINRDEITKQIFRETRTPAKDWTSPALGEKGGFNATLCGDACKFDPAAAKKLIQDAGGLPGGKVTLTSNVDTGSHREWMDAVCNSINNALGEGPVCTVNPVGTFADFRNQQSAFKLTGPFRSGWQADYPLIQNFLQPLYYTGASSNYGKFSNPEFDKLVDEANQQSDAAQAIAKFQDSEKILAAQMPSIPLWYQNGSAGYAERLSDVALNQFSVPVYNEIKVS from the coding sequence ATGCGCGGAGCCACCCACGCCAAGTGGGCCGCATGTGCGGTGGCCGTCGCCCTCGCGGCGACGGCCTGCGGCGGTAGCGACAGCGGCGGGGGCGGCGGCAGTGGCGCGGGAATCGTCAGTTCCTCCTGGGGTGACCCGCAGAACCCGCTGGAGCCGGCCAACACCAACGAGGTGCAGGGCGGCAAGGTCCTCGACATGCTCTTCCGGGGCCTCAAACGGTACGACCCGAAGACCGGCGAGGCGACGAACATGCTCGCCGAGAAGATCGAGACGACCGACAGCCAGAACTTCACGGTCACCCTGAAGGACGGCTGGAAGTTCAGCAACGACGAGCCGGTCACCGCCCAGTCCTTCGTCGACGCCTGGAACTACGGCGCGGACGTCCGCAACAAGCAGAACAACGCACCGTTCTTCTCGAACATCGTGGGCTACGACGACCTCCACCCCGCCTCCGGCGAGCCCAAGGCCAAAACGATGTCCGGGCTGGTCGTCAAGAACCCCAAGACCTTCACCGTCGCCCTGAAGAACAAGTTCTCCACCTGGCCCGAGACCCTCGGCTACCAGGCCTTCTCCCCGCTGCCCAAGGCCTTCTTCACCGACCACGCCGGCTGGCTGAACAAGCCGATCGGCAACGGCCCGTACACGGTGGACTCGTACACCAAGGGCACCGGCATGAAGCTGCGCGCCTGGGACGCCTACCCGGGTGAGGACAAGGCACAGAACAGCGGCGTCGACCTCAAGGTCTACACCGACAACAACACGGCGTACACGGACCTGATCTCCGGCAACCTCGACCTCGTCGACGACGTCCCCGCCCAGCAGCTCAAGAACGTCAAGAACGACCTCGGCGACCGGTACATCAACCAGCCGGCCCTCATCATCCAGACCCTCACCTTCCCGCTGTACGACCCGCAGTGGAACAAGGAGGGGATGGAGAACGTCCGCCGCGGCATCTCGATGGCGATCAACCGCGACGAGATCACCAAGCAGATCTTCCGGGAGACCCGCACCCCCGCCAAGGACTGGACCTCCCCGGCCCTCGGCGAGAAGGGCGGCTTCAACGCCACCCTGTGCGGTGACGCCTGCAAGTTCGACCCCGCGGCGGCCAAGAAGCTCATCCAGGACGCCGGCGGGCTCCCCGGCGGCAAGGTCACGCTGACGTCGAACGTGGACACCGGCTCGCACCGCGAGTGGATGGACGCCGTCTGCAACAGCATCAACAACGCGCTCGGCGAGGGCCCGGTCTGCACGGTCAACCCGGTCGGCACCTTCGCCGACTTCCGCAACCAGCAGAGCGCCTTCAAGCTGACCGGGCCCTTCCGCTCCGGCTGGCAGGCCGACTACCCGCTGATCCAGAACTTCCTCCAGCCGCTCTACTACACCGGCGCCTCCTCCAACTACGGCAAGTTCAGCAACCCGGAGTTCGACAAGCTCGTCGACGAGGCCAACCAGCAGAGCGACGCGGCCCAGGCCATCGCGAAGTTCCAGGACTCCGAGAAGATCCTCGCCGCGCAGATGCCGTCCATCCCGCTCTGGTACCAGAACGGCAGCGCGGGCTACGCAGAGCGGCTCTCCGACGTCGCACTCAACCAGTTCAGCGTCCCCGTCTACAACGAGATCAAGGTCAGCTGA
- a CDS encoding ABC transporter permease, whose product MGRYVIRRLLQMIPVFIGSTFLIFFMVYALGDPVAALFGDKAPDPATAARIRKDLYLDRPLWEQYLHYMGQIFKGDFGTAFNGQPVTELMASAFPVTLRLTMVAIFFEIVIGITLGVISGLRRGKSVDTSVLVLTLVVISVPTFVTGYVLQYLFGVKWGWVRPTVSPDAPFNELILPGIVLALVSLAYVTRLSRTSIAENVKADYVRTATAKGLPRRRVVTRHLLRNSLIPVVTFIGTDIGALMGGAIVTERIFNIHGVGYQLYQGILRNNSPTVVGFVTILVIVFLLANLLVDLLYAVLDPRIRYA is encoded by the coding sequence ATGGGACGTTATGTGATCCGGCGGCTGCTCCAGATGATCCCGGTGTTCATCGGCAGCACGTTCCTGATCTTCTTCATGGTGTACGCCCTCGGCGACCCGGTCGCGGCCCTCTTCGGCGACAAGGCGCCCGACCCCGCCACCGCCGCGCGCATCCGCAAGGACCTCTACCTCGACCGGCCCCTGTGGGAGCAGTACCTCCACTACATGGGCCAGATCTTCAAGGGCGACTTCGGCACGGCCTTCAACGGCCAGCCGGTCACCGAGCTGATGGCCTCGGCCTTCCCCGTCACCCTGCGCCTGACCATGGTCGCGATCTTCTTCGAGATCGTCATCGGCATCACCCTCGGCGTCATCAGCGGGCTGCGCCGGGGCAAGTCCGTCGACACGAGCGTGCTGGTGCTCACCCTCGTCGTCATCTCCGTACCGACGTTCGTGACGGGCTATGTGCTCCAGTACCTCTTCGGCGTCAAATGGGGCTGGGTACGGCCCACCGTCTCCCCGGACGCCCCCTTCAACGAGCTGATCCTGCCCGGCATCGTCCTCGCACTGGTCTCCCTCGCGTACGTCACCCGGCTCTCGCGCACCTCCATCGCCGAGAACGTCAAGGCCGACTACGTGCGCACCGCCACCGCCAAGGGCCTGCCGCGCCGCCGGGTCGTCACCCGCCACCTGCTGCGCAACTCGCTCATCCCCGTCGTGACCTTCATCGGCACCGACATCGGCGCCCTGATGGGCGGCGCCATCGTCACCGAGCGGATCTTCAACATCCACGGCGTCGGCTACCAGCTCTACCAGGGCATCCTGCGCAACAACTCCCCGACGGTGGTCGGCTTCGTGACCATCCTCGTCATCGTCTTCCTGCTGGCGAACCTGCTCGTCGACCTGCTCTACGCGGTCCTGGACCCGAGGATCCGTTATGCCTGA
- a CDS encoding ABC transporter permease — protein sequence MPERSEPVYDPLEPGEGEAIAPTGQGGPMDLALDEAESLERPLGDAPTGRGPQEKARSLWSDAWHQLRRNPVFIISSLMILFLLIIAIWPQLIASGDPLQCDLSKSQQGSAPGHPFGYDTQGCDVYTRTVYGARASITVGVCATLGAALLGSVLGGLAGFFGGWGDALLSRVADIFFGIPVVLGGLVFLSVVTSTTVWPVVGFIVLLGWPQIARIGRGSVITAKQNDYVQAARALGAGNGRMLLRHVAPNAIAPVIVVATIALGTYIALEATLSFLGVGLRPPTVSWGIDISNAAPQIRNAPHMLLWPAGALSLTVLAFIMLGDAVRDALDPKLR from the coding sequence ATGCCTGAGCGCAGCGAGCCCGTCTACGACCCATTGGAACCAGGAGAGGGGGAGGCCATCGCACCCACCGGCCAGGGCGGACCCATGGATCTCGCGCTCGACGAGGCCGAGAGCCTGGAGCGGCCCCTCGGCGACGCCCCCACCGGGCGCGGCCCGCAGGAGAAGGCCCGCTCCCTGTGGTCCGACGCCTGGCACCAGCTGCGCCGCAACCCCGTCTTCATCATCTCCTCGCTGATGATCCTCTTCCTCCTGATCATCGCGATCTGGCCGCAGCTGATCGCGAGCGGCGACCCGCTCCAGTGCGACCTGTCCAAGTCCCAGCAGGGCTCCGCCCCCGGCCACCCCTTCGGCTACGACACCCAGGGCTGCGACGTCTACACCCGTACCGTCTACGGAGCCCGCGCCTCCATCACCGTCGGCGTCTGCGCCACCCTCGGCGCCGCCCTGCTCGGCTCGGTCCTCGGCGGGCTCGCCGGGTTCTTCGGCGGCTGGGGCGACGCGTTGCTCTCCCGGGTCGCGGACATCTTCTTCGGCATCCCCGTCGTCCTCGGCGGCCTGGTCTTCCTGTCCGTGGTCACCAGCACGACCGTCTGGCCGGTCGTCGGCTTCATCGTGCTCCTCGGCTGGCCGCAGATCGCCCGCATCGGCCGCGGCTCCGTCATCACCGCCAAACAGAACGACTACGTCCAGGCCGCCCGGGCCCTCGGCGCCGGCAACGGCCGGATGCTGCTGCGGCACGTGGCACCCAATGCCATCGCCCCCGTCATCGTCGTCGCCACCATCGCCCTGGGCACGTACATCGCCCTGGAGGCCACCCTGTCCTTCCTCGGCGTCGGCCTGCGCCCGCCCACCGTCTCCTGGGGCATCGACATCTCCAACGCGGCCCCGCAGATCCGCAACGCCCCCCACATGCTGCTCTGGCCGGCGGGCGCGCTGAGCCTGACCGTGCTCGCGTTCATCATGCTCGGCGACGCGGTCCGCGACGCCCTCGACCCCAAGCTGCGCTGA
- a CDS encoding ABC transporter ATP-binding protein encodes MLLEVRDLHVEFRTRDGVAKAVNGVNYSVEEGETLAVLGESGSGKSVTAQAVMGILDVPPGRIAGGEILFKGKDLLKMKEEERRKIRGADMAMIFQDALSSLNPVLSVGAQLGEMYEVHRGMSRKDARARAVELMDRVKIPAAKQRVGDYPHQFSGGMRQRIMIAMALALEPSLIIADEPTTALDVTVQAQVMDLLAELQRELNMGLILITHDLGVVADVADKIAVMYAGRIVEAAPVHAIYAAPAHPYTRGLLDSIPRLDQKGQELYAIKGLPPNLLAIPPGCAFNPRCPMAQAVCRTDVPPLADVAPDRTSACFFWKECLGG; translated from the coding sequence ATGCTGCTCGAAGTCCGCGACCTCCACGTGGAGTTCCGTACGCGGGACGGAGTCGCCAAGGCCGTCAACGGCGTCAACTACTCGGTGGAAGAGGGCGAGACGCTCGCCGTGCTCGGCGAGTCGGGCTCGGGCAAGTCGGTGACCGCACAGGCCGTGATGGGCATCCTGGACGTGCCGCCGGGCCGGATCGCGGGCGGCGAGATCCTGTTCAAGGGCAAGGACCTGCTGAAGATGAAGGAGGAGGAACGGCGGAAGATCCGCGGCGCCGACATGGCGATGATCTTCCAGGACGCCCTGTCCTCCCTGAACCCGGTCCTCAGCGTGGGCGCCCAGCTCGGCGAGATGTACGAGGTCCACCGCGGGATGTCCCGCAAGGACGCCAGGGCCAGGGCCGTCGAGCTGATGGACCGGGTGAAGATCCCGGCGGCGAAGCAGCGGGTGGGGGACTACCCGCACCAGTTCTCGGGCGGCATGCGCCAGCGCATCATGATCGCGATGGCGCTGGCCCTGGAACCCTCCCTGATCATCGCGGACGAGCCGACGACGGCGCTGGACGTCACCGTCCAGGCCCAGGTGATGGACCTGCTCGCCGAGCTCCAGCGCGAACTCAACATGGGGCTGATCCTCATCACCCACGACCTCGGCGTGGTCGCGGACGTCGCCGACAAGATCGCCGTCATGTACGCGGGCCGGATCGTGGAGGCGGCCCCCGTCCACGCGATCTACGCGGCGCCCGCGCACCCCTACACGAGGGGCCTGCTCGACTCCATCCCGCGCCTGGACCAGAAGGGCCAGGAGCTGTACGCGATCAAGGGCCTGCCGCCGAACCTGCTGGCCATCCCGCCGGGCTGTGCCTTCAACCCGCGCTGCCCGATGGCGCAGGCCGTCTGCCGCACCGACGTCCCTCCGCTCGCGGACGTGGCGCCGGACCGCACGAGCGCGTGCTTCTTCTGGAAGGAGTGCCTCGGTGGCTGA